The segment TTTTAAATAACTTCTCTTTCACTTTTGAAAAAGGTAAAAGTTATGCTATTGTTGGTGCAACTGGTGTCGGAAAAACTACTATTTCTAAGTTATTACTACGTTACTATGACCCTGCTGAAGGAAGAATTTTAATTAATAATAATACTGATTTACGTGATATTGACTTAGCACAATACTTACATCATATTGGCTATATTGAACAAGATCCACAAATTTTATTTGGCACATTTGCCGAAAACATTAGTTATACTAAGCAAGGAGCAACTTTAGAAGAAATCAAAATTGCTGCAAGTAAAGCTAACTTACATGATTACATTGAACAATTACCTAATGGTTATAATACAATTTTAGGTGAACGTGGGATTAACTTATCTGGTGGTCAAAAACAAAGAGTAGCTATTGCTCGTATCTTTTTAAAAAATCCAGAACTATTAATTTTAGATGAAGCTACTAGTGCTTTAGATAATATTGTCGAAAAGGAAATACAAGCACAATTTAATAAATTAATGATTGGTCGTACTAGTATTATTATTGCCCATCGTTTATCAACAATTAAAACTGTTGATAAGATTTTAGTTTTAGAAAAAAAAGGTTTAGTTCAAGTTGGTACTTTTGATGAATTAAAAGTTAAAGAAGGTCACTTTAAACATTTATATGAAGCTGGAATTATGGGGTAAAAACTAACATTAATATCAATTCTTAGTTCTACAAGTTCAATATGAAAAAGCAAAATTAACAAAAAAATATCATTTATTAATGATTTTTTTATCTAAATGGAGTTATTATTAAATGAAATTATTAGAATCTAAATTTATATTAAATACAATAGAAAATAAAAATATTGCTTCTTATTTTACCAATGAAATAACTTACAATAATTATATATATGAAGACGGCAGTATAGTTTCTGAAACAAAAAACATTAGATTTAAAAATAAATGATTTTATCTCATGTTTAATTCTTTATTCAAAGGATTTTAAAAATATTTTTTTATCATATGAATCATTGGATAAAAACGATAATAAAGGAGAAATAGATTATAAAATACATTTAAGAAATAAAAAAGAAATATATTGTGAGCTTACAGACAGTCATTTATTGTCTAATAGAGAAACAAAAAAGTTTAGAAAACTCTTATCTACAGAACCTTTAATTGGAGCTCTTGAATTTGTTAATAAACAAAATTATTCATTTTTAATAACAAATATTATTGACTGCATTAAAAATAAAAAAAACAGAATAATTAATAAAAATATGCATCTAAGTGATGAAAAATGATTGTTAGTGAATATACTAACTTCACCATTAAATTATCAATATATCAAAAATGAACAATTCCTAATTTTGAAAAATAATTTAAAAAAATATCATTTTAATGAAGAAACTTTAAGCTTAATAAATAAAGAAAATAATAATTTTTTTAAAAGAATTATTATAAATTTAAAATATGGAACAATAAAAAATAATATTTATTTTATACAAGAAATATATTTAATTTTAGACTTCAATAAACAATTTTGTAAATTAAACCCAAGTTGTTCTAGATAGATACTTTCAATTAACTTATAATTAAATTATAAATATTTATTGGGTATTCATTTGAAATAATAATGAACTAAGTACATTAGTGTTACATTAATAAATATTTTTTATATTAAAAAAGTTACCTAAAATAAAAAATTAAAATCATTAAATTAATATATTATTATTTATATATAATTATTAAAAACTAATATTAGTTTTTTCCTTATTACTTTATTCTTAAAGTAAATAGGTTTTTTATATTAAAAACGGAGGTTTTTCTTATGAAAAAACTTTGAGATGATTTTAAAGAATTTAAAGAAGTTGCTGAAAAACATATCAAAGAAGCTGAAATAAATAGAAAAGCAACAGATGAAATAAGAAATGAGAAAAAAAGTTCAAGTTCAAAAAAACAAATGTAAATTCATAAATAAAGTTACCTAAGTAACTTTATTTTTTTATGTAATAATTTAATTTCTTCTCCTTTTCATAATTATAAATTAGTTTTATTCTTTTACTGTAAATAATCATTTATATTTATTTTTAAATTCATGATATTTAATAATTAGAAGACATTTTTACAACATAATCTATCAAAATAAAAACTTTACCATACTTTAAAATTCATTGTAGAATTTCGTTAAAAGTACTATAATATAAATAACGATAGTTTAATATCGTTATAATTTTAATGATGATATAAACTTTATATCTTTATTAAAATTATATATTAACTTTAAAGGTATAAAATATGAGAAAAACAATAAATATTTTAACAGTTGGTATTTTTTCACTAGCAACAAGTACCACTATTTTAACTAGTGTAAATCACTTTAATAGTAGCAAAAATGATTTACAAAAAGCAAACGTCACTACTAATCAAACATCATTATTTAATAATCAATATCAATATTTAAATAATAGTGACTGAATTACTAACCAATCAACAACCGATCATAAATTTTATAGTTATGATACTTCAGCATTAAAAAGTTATACTTTTACCAATGCTAGAAACGTCTTCTTAGTAGATACAACAGGTAACCTAGTTTATAATACCAAAGTTACTATTCCTAATAAAGATAAATCAGATATTGAAAATACAAAACAAGAAATGATTACCAAGAAGAAAGTAACATCACTTAAAAGCAATCCTAATTATTCTGATGCTTACAATTTTAGCGAATATCAACAAAATAATTTTATTGGTGACAATAATTGAACATATTTACAATTTGGTGGTCTTGAACAAAATATTGATATTTCTAACATTGCTGGTGCTTCTAAAATTGAAAATAATAACAATCTTAGTGAGAACTTAGGATTATATTACATTGCTGATGCTGCTATTAATAATAAAATTTCTTTAGCAATAGCTTATAATATTAGTCAACAATTCATTAATAAAAGCAGTTTAAACAAACTAATTAGTAACCAATTAACAAATAATATTATTAACTTAATTGTTGAAAATACTAACATATTTAACTTTATTAAAAATTCACCCCTTTTCCTAAATATAAAAGATTATTCATTAAATTTTATTTTTGATAATGATAATAACTTAGTAGCAATTTACTATACAAAATGAAATGTCCAAAATATAAAACAAAGTATTAACTATCATTATAAAGAAGACTTTAGCAATATTAATAAAAATGATTGATCAAAAAATAGTGATCAACAAATCATTTTAAATTGAACTAAATATGCAAAAAATTGAGAACAATTTTCACAACTTTATCCTAAATTTAATTTTAATAATTCTAAACTATCAATTAATAATATGGGTACATATAAAGAAAATAATAATCTTACTGGTGATACTAATAATATTACTACTAATAAAAATATTAAATATGAACTACAAAATCCTTATAAAGTTGTAGCAATTTCTGATCTTATTATTCAACTTCCAATTATTGAACTTTATGTATACCATGATGATAATAATATTTATTATCAATGAAATGCACGTGTTACTTCATCACCAAATTTAATTGCTGGTTGTAGTTTAGCAATTGATTTAGATAATATTAGTTTTCAATTTAAAAAATAATTAAATTTAATATATAAAAAATGATGCATTAATTAAGGCATTATTTTTACAATGAATGTTGTCTTACACTACTTTGATTAGATGCTGATGGTTGGTTTTCTGTCATTTGATTAGAATTATTAATTAAATATTCTTTGTGAATTTCTAAACACTCAACTTTAAGGTTTTCAATTCTTTTTAAAAATTCAGGATTATTAGATGTTTTATATTTTCTAGCATTACGTCAATTATAATCTTGACCTGTGACATCTATTTTTTCTTTTACTTCATTAAGTTCTGACATAATTGACATTAATTGTTTAATATTAGAATTTGTTTTTGACTTCTCCTCGTTTAATTGTTGTTTAATATATTGTACTAGTCCAGCTGTTTGCATATAGGCAGGAGTACCTACAGAATCTGAAATATCACCTAATATTTCTTTTTAGTTTCATCAATTCTTCTTTCTACTTCAATTTTATTTTCAATTTCTTCTAATAAACCTTCAATTTCATTCATTAATTCTTTTTGATTGTAATAATATTCATAATTTTTATCTTCCTTTTCACATATAATTTTAATTTAATAAAACCTAGTATAGTAATTTAACTATACTAGGTATGAACAATTATTAAATTATAAATACTATTATAACTATAAAATAAAAATTACGCAATCAACTATTATTTACTATTTTTAAATTTTCTAATTATTTTTTTGATCTAATATCATAAATAATCATTATAGATGTTCTTTTTCTATTCAAGTTAAAATATCTTCTAAAATAATATTAATATTGGGTTCATTTAAAATTGCATGATTACCTTCTTCATAAAAACTATAAGTTATCCCTTGTCTTCAACGTTTATTATTTTTTGCAATTTTATCAAAATCAGCAAATATATCTTTTGCAGATTGAACAATCAAAACCGGACATTTAGCACTATTAAGAT is part of the Spiroplasma endosymbiont of Lasioglossum villosulum genome and harbors:
- a CDS encoding ABC transporter ATP-binding protein, with product MFVSKHIISVPTLIAFLLAVNTLIFPVIQSIQFLGNWAKTSTSILRVNEILNIKPKIVNKEKALPVKQITSDIIFENLNFRYDEKEDWILNNFSFTFEKGKSYAIVGATGVGKTTISKLLLRYYDPAEGRILINNNTDLRDIDLAQYLHHIGYIEQDPQILFGTFAENISYTKQGATLEEIKIAASKANLHDYIEQLPNGYNTILGERGINLSGGQKQRVAIARIFLKNPELLILDEATSALDNIVEKEIQAQFNKLMIGRTSIIIAHRLSTIKTVDKILVLEKKGLVQVGTFDELKVKEGHFKHLYEAGIMG